tagggctaaactagaactagactagaactactcctaattgtgctgaaaataaatgcgagatagaagtggtattggttcgattgttgggggttcaatcggccgtatcccttcatctatataaaggggaggtctggatctgcttccaactgatttccgagttaatccagcggttttaggtaacaaatcccgcgagaaactaggaaccctaactgactctgcgcacgcgcggaccgtccgcgccaccaccgcggacggtccggaccgcggaccgccgCACGGTCATTTTGGGTTCCAACACACGGTATAAACATTAGAAATTGGTACGGATTAAGGCTAAGCGAACAGCCTAGAGACTGTGAGCGCTCGAATCCCACCTTGTGGGAGCACCGGAGCACATGTGCAGCTTCGAGCCATACTGGACGCTGCACTGAAAGTTTTGGCATTCATATAGTAAACGTCCGTGGTCGACAGGCACCCACGGCCTTGAACATAGCGATGAACGTCATGGATCGACGAAGCTGATTGAGTCAGTTACACCGAAGTCGATCGACAAAGGCTATCTACAACGACATCAAATCGCACAGGAAGACGTGATGAATAGCAGGTAGAGAGAGAGGGTAAAAGATGTAGCAGATTGGTTTTTTGATGATTGAAAGAGTCGACCGTGTTCATCTGATATACGTAGAGGTGGTGGTCTTATCTGAGCTTCCACATGCTGCGATCGATTTGTTGGTCCCCATCTTGCTCTCCCACACAGGAATACTATTAACCATGTTCAGGCAAGAAAGTGATGCGGTCGTGCACGGCACATGCCAGCTTTGTGGGAGCCGCCCCTAACCCTCGCTGAATCAGTCAGTAGTGCCAACTTGCTAGAGTTTTTTTTCTTCTTGTTTTGGTTCACTCGACAGATTTTTGTTTGGATGAGATCGCTGCAACATTGTTCTTGATCCACACTTGCCTGATCTTACCGTCTCGTTCGTGTTCGTGCCAGCAACCAGCGAAAATGGGTGCCGGAGGCAGGATGACCGAGAAGGAGCGGGAGAAGCATGAGCAGGAGCAGGTCGCCCGTGCTACCGGCGGTGGCGCGGCAGTGCAGCGGTCGCCGGTGGAGAAGCCGCCGTTCACGTTGGGGCAGATCAAGAAGGCGATCCCGCCGCACTGCTTCGAGCGCTCCGTGCTGAGGTCCTTCTCGTACGTGGCCCACGACCTGTCGCTCGCCGCGGCGCTCCTCTACCTCGCGGTGGCCGTGATACCGGCGCTACCCTGCCCGCTCCGCTACGCGGCCTGGCCGCTGTACTGGGTGGCCCAGGGGTGCGTGTGCACGGGCGTGTGGGTGATCGCGCACGAGTGCGGCCACCACGCCTTCTCCGACCACGCGCTCCTGGACGACGCCGTCGGCCTGGCGCTGCACTCGGCGCTGCTGGTGCCCTACTTCTCGTGGAAGTACAGCCACCGGCGCCACCACTCCAACACGGGGTCCCTGGAGCGCGACGAGGTGTTCGTGCCGAGGACCAAGGAGGCGCTGCCGTGGTACGCCCCGTACGTGCACGGCAGCCCCGCGGGCCGGCTGGCGCACGTCGCCGTGCAGCTCACCCTGGGCTGGCCGCTGTACCTGGCCACCAACGCGTCGGGGCGCCCGTACCCGCGCTTCGCCTGCCACTTCGACCCCTACGGCCCGATCTACGGCGACCGGGAGCGCGCCCAGATCTTCGTCTCGGACGCCGGCGTCGCGGCCGTGGCGTTCGGGCTGTACAAGCTGGCGGCGGCGTTCGGGCTCTGGTGGGTGGTGCGCGTGTACGCCGTGCCGCTGCTGATCGTCAACGCGTGGCTGGTGCTCATCACGTACCTGCAGCACACCCACCCGGCGCTGCCCCACTACGACTCGGGCGAGTGGGACTGGCTGCGCGGCGCGCTCGCCACCGTCGACCGAGACTACGGCGTCCTCAACCGCGTGTTCCACCACATCACGGACACGCACGTCGCGCACCACCTCTTCTCCACCATGCCGCACTACCACGCCGTGGAGGCCACCAGGGCGATCAGGCCCGTCCTCGGCGAGTACTACCAGTTCGACCCGACCCCTGTCGCCAAGGCCACCTGGCGCGAGGCCAGGGAGTGCATCTACGTCGAGCCTGAGAACCGCAACCGCAAGGGCGTCTTCTGGTACAACAGCAAGTTCTAGCCGCCGCTTGCTTTTTCCCTAGGAATGGGAGGAGAAATCAGGATGAGAAGATGGTAATGTCTGCATCTACCTGTCTAATGGTTAGTCACCAGTCTTTAGACAGGAAGAGAGCATTTGGGCTTCAGAAAAGGAGGCTTACTGCACTACTGCAGTGCCATCGCTAGATTTAAGGCAAATTCAGTGTGTCTGTGCCCATGGCTGTGAGCTTTGGGTACTCTCAAGTAGTCAAGTTCTCTTGTTTTGTTTTTAGTCGTCGCTGTTGTAGGCTTGCCGGCGGCGGTCGTTGCGTGGCCGCGCCTTGTCGTGTGCGTCTTGCCATCTCTTCGTGCTCCCTTCGTGTTGTTGTAAAACACTAGTCTGGTGTCTTTGGCGGAATAACAGATCGTCGAACGACAACGTTTTCGTGCTGCCCGTCCCATAGAGCGACGGGAGTGGACGTGGCGGCCCGGTCGACGGCGGCAGCGGCCTGGTAGCACGACCCACATTCAGCGTGCGGAGTCACTGGTCCTTTTTGCGCCTTTTAGAAGACGCGGCCTAGCTAGGGTTAGAtaatgagccagctcggctcgtttGCGTAACGAGCTAGCTCGGCTCATTATCATAATGAGCTAAAAGTTCAACTCGACTCGTTAGCTAGCTTGAGCTGGCTTGATAAGCTTGTAAGTTATAACAATAAAAGACATAAATCCATGAACATACAAGAATATCGTTTGCGTAACGAGCTAGCTCGGCTCATTATCATAATGAGCTAAAAGTTCAACTCGACTCGTTAGCTAGCTTGAGCTGGCTTGATAAGCTTGTAAGTTATAACAATAAAAGACATAAATCCATGAACATACAAGAATAGAAGTGTATAACATGAGGTATATAACTGTAGCATACATTGTAAAATTAGGAAATAAATATTTATCAGTAGCATTCATGTCAATGTTGTtctcttcctcctcttcttctaACGTGGCCTCCATTTTGTACACAAATTCATACTCATCCATGAATTACTAGTGGCGTACTACATGTTGGTTTAGGCATGCGACTACTAAGCAAAAGTAGTGCAGGCATGCGGCTACTAAGCAAAAATAATTAGTGCTACGAGCTAGTAGCGCGTACTGCAGCCTGTAGGCTAAAATCTCACACAAATCAATGAACGTGGCCAAATCGTAGTGCAAAGAAATAGAGATCTTGCGTACACACCGCTTCTACTGATGCGGAGGCCACTGCAGTAGCTTGAGATGCACACACAAGACGCTTTTTTTCTAGCCTTGCCGATTCCTCTGTTTTCTCATGTCTCCAGCTCAGGTTTTACTCCCTGCTCTTTTCTTAGCTTTCTGGCCTTCTCTGACTACGTTTTTCTTCCTCTCATGGCGTGGCAGGCTGGCAGCTGGTATGAGCACGGTTGGATGCAAACAGTTACCCGAACCGGTCGTTGCGATTGCTTGGCTTGCAGTCGCTGATTGTTTCTTGCACTATACTTGCCGCCACCAATCCGCCATGTGCTAACTGGATGAACGTTTCAGGCTATGCTTACATGTTCAGAAGCAGAGCACGAATACACACTGCATATTTATCTCAAGTTTTTTTTTAACTCTTGTGCATTGGGTTGTTCGCTTCGGATTAAAGCCGGTTGTTTAGACTGCTGCAGATATAATCCATATAGACAAAAAAAATACTGTAGAAGTCGGTACAGATTAAAGCCAAACCAAGCTAAGGACATTTTCCATAGATATTTATGCCCACCACCTTCTACGATGCAGTATGCATTTGGGATTTTAAAGTTACCTCTGTTTTCAGTTAGTTTTGGTACTTGGTTCAATAAAGACTCAAATTTGTACTGAATAGGATTGTACAGATTCAACTTCAATCTAATACTTCTCTAACGACGAAGGAAAAAAACCGACCAGAGCGTACATGGACATGAACGCAACTTCCTATGTTTTCCAAGTCACTATCTGATTTGCATTTCAGCATAATGGTTAGTGGCTTGATGTGCACCATGGTTCCTTAGTTCTCAGCCTGGACAAACGAAAATTGCACACATGCTAATCCAATATAATTTGCATGATAAACGTTTAAACACAGGTTTTATTTTAAACGATCTTGGATTCGATCCCGGCTAACCTCAAGAACCCTGCAAAAAAAATCAAAAGAACCAATACTCACTCAAGGAGCACATCGCATGTCATGTCAACTGCTGATAAACATTTAGACACACATACCATCACAGTAATGACACACAATCATATTTACTGTATTAGCACCAGATGAGAAAATGAGGTAAGTAAGTTCAAAATAGGGATTAATAACAGTCAATCATATTATATTATCATAATAATGAAACGAAATGACTAGAACACCCAGGGGCGAAGCTACGTTGGCGAGTTGGGGTCAGCCGACCCCGACGACTTCACAGTTGCACCTTATACACGTCGATTTTCTACCAGCCAAGACCCCGGCAAAAAAACATCGTGACCCCGGCACCCCGCACTCGGCAGCCCAAAACGCTATGGCCCAACGAGTATTTACTCCTCTCCTTTTGTCAATACTCAATAGTCATCAACGAAAATACGAAACGCATGCAGTCCAACCTGTACTAGCATACCACGTCCACACCAGAAGCCCATATTTGTACGTTCTGCCTGTTGGACGTCAGGGGTGGAGGCTAGCAAGTAGCAAGTAGCAGCAACCCAAAAGGCCAAAAGTCTTTTGTCTCTTGATCCAGGGTTCAGGCGGCTAGCAGAACAACAATCTGACGATTGCTCTCCCGGCGGCGTTATTTGCTAGTTTGCTTCGTCAAAACTGTGCTGTGCGTCTCCCCGATGCGGCGACGTCCCTACTGCCTACTCCCTTCCACTCCATAGTTCCACTCTTCCCTTCCACTCTTCCAGGCTTCCTCGGTCAATCGTTCTCTCAAGTGATCAAGTCTCAACCTCGGATTTTCTCGCGGTGTTCGCCTGTTCGGCATCAAATTCCAAGGCTGCTGGTCTGGATAAGCTGATGAGGTAACCTAATTTATATTTTATCGGATTGATCATTGGTGGCTTGATGCATTAAATCTACATCTTTATCAAGCCTAAGTTTTAGGTCTTACCGTTTTATTGATTTGTTTTATTTCTAGTTACATATAACCAGAGGCAAGCACCAAGCAGTTAGTCTCCACATTTTTTGCTCGTGACTTTGGTTCAAGCAGAGAGGTTGTCGTTGCTCTTATTCAAGGAAATGTCAAgtaagaaaagtgtgtttttaatTAGATATATGGCTGCAATAGACACATCCAATGTATTATTTAATTATGGTGATTAATTTTATAGGCAACCAAAGCAAGTTGGAACGATTCTTGAAAAGGAAAATACCCCCAGCCAATGATAATGACAATCTAGAAGGATGCACTTCAAGAAGGGATGACAATACATCAAATATCAATCGTCCTATTCATTGTTCTTCACGAGTCCCACAACATGAGGTAAATTTTGATGAACTTCCATATGATCCAGCTGACAGAAGGAGAATATCAGATTATATAGGCCCTGATCTACAAGATGACATAAGGCGAAAGTATTTGACTAGAGGTCCTTGTAGACCGCCACCTGGTTTTAAGTTTCCACAAACGATCATAGCAGGTCATCCCCGTCGGTGTCAAGCTGAATGGTTCACTACATATGGCTGGTTAGAGTATAGTGAGAAGGTGGATAAGTGTTTTTGTTTACAATGTTACTTGTTCAGAGATTTCAACAAAGGCCAAGGTGGGAATGATGCATTTGTAATAAATGGTTGGGATGGCTGGAACAAATCTGATAGGCTTCGAGATCATGTCGGCAACAAATGCAATAGTTTTCATAACACGGCTGTGAAGAGATGTGACAATCTTTTGAAGCCTGGACAATCTATTGGAAATGTTTTTAACAAACAGACCACTGTCAGTAAAGAGGAACATCTGATTAGATTAAAGACTTCCATCAAAGCTGTTCGTTACTTGTTGCATCAACTTGCAGATATGATTGCTTGAACCCAATTATTGACTTACAACTTGCAGAGTTTAATGATCGTTTTAATGAGGTGAACTCTCATTTGCTTACTCAAATTGCTGCTTTCAACCCCAAGAATTCTTTTGAGGCCTTCAAAGTTGAGAGTTTAATAGAGTTGGCTAAGTCATACCCTGATGATTTTGATTCAACACAATTGAAGGATCTTAGTCGTGAGCTTAACTTTTTCATTGATAATGTGCGAGCTGATGAAAGATTTCTAGCTTGATCTCTAATTCTGCACTTGCAAGGCTGATGGTGGATACAACAAAACATA
This window of the Zea mays cultivar B73 unplaced genomic scaffold, Zm-B73-REFERENCE-NAM-5.0 scaffold_490, whole genome shotgun sequence genome carries:
- the LOC118475586 gene encoding fatty acid desaturase DES2-like, encoding MGAGGRMTEKEREKHEQEQVARATGGGAAVQRSPVEKPPFTLGQIKKAIPPHCFERSVLRSFSYVAHDLSLAAALLYLAVAVIPALPCPLRYAAWPLYWVAQGCVCTGVWVIAHECGHHAFSDHALLDDAVGLALHSALLVPYFSWKYSHRRHHSNTGSLERDEVFVPRTKEALPWYAPYVHGSPAGRLAHVAVQLTLGWPLYLATNASGRPYPRFACHFDPYGPIYGDRERAQIFVSDAGVAAVAFGLYKLAAAFGLWWVVRVYAVPLLIVNAWLVLITYLQHTHPALPHYDSGEWDWLRGALATVDRDYGVLNRVFHHITDTHVAHHLFSTMPHYHAVEATRAIRPVLGEYYQFDPTPVAKATWREARECIYVEPENRNRKGVFWYNSKF